Part of the Bradyrhizobium sp. AZCC 1721 genome, GCGCTGCCGGCTTCGGCGCCTCTTCCTTTTTTTCTTCCTTCTTGACCGAACCGGTGATGTCGGCGGTATCCGATATCGAGCCACCGGGGTAGCCCAGATTGTCCTGCGCCCAGGAGCGCTTGGTTGGCTGGCTGACCTGATAATCGAACACGTATCCGCCATCGATCACGAGGCCGGCGACCTTCAGCACTGCAAGGCCGAAGATCGCGACCAGCACGACCGGAATGACACGGATATCGCGAAACGATTTCATGCGGCGAGGCCACTGGCCTTTCGGCGTTCGGAGAATGCTTCAGCCGCCGCGGCTACCGCCTTGGCTGTTGAGACCCTGGGTGCCGCGGGTTCGGCTTCTTGCGAGGGCCGCGCCGCGATCGCGATCTTGGACAGCCGTCGAATGACGCCGTCGCCTTCGGCAAGCATGCCCTTCAGATGACCCGCCATCTGGGTCGCGGCGGCGAGTTGGCTGCCGAGATTCTCGTTGACGTCGCGCACGGTGTGCTTGAGGCCGCCGATCGCCCGCTCGGCGATTTCGGTTGCCGTGATCAGTTCAGCGATCGTGGCTTTCAGCGAATGCTCGTCCGCCTTCAGCCGCTTCAGCCGCTTGTTGAGCAGCATGCAGTAACCGATCGTGAGCAGTAGCAAAACCGCCACCAGACTCTCGATTACAATGCCAAGGAAATGACTCATTGTGCCTCCATCAGCTTGGTTTGCTCGTCGGCCTTCTCGAACATCGCGAAGGTGGTATTCGGTTTGCGCAATTGCTTGGTGACGCGGATGGCGACGCGGTCGCCGACCCGGCCCATCCGCCCTTCGGTCAGGGTGACGTTTCCGCAGCGGACCGACACCAGCGCATCGGGCCGCATCTCCAGCGGCAGCGTGTCGCCGACCTTCAGCTTCATCAAATGCTTGAGCGGAATGTCGGCTTCATACAGCACGGCATCGACCGATATCTCGGCCTGCGCCACTTCGGTGGCGAAGTGCCCTTCCCAGATCGGATCGCGGCCGAACTTTTCGCCCATGAACATCTGCAACAGAACCGGGCGGATCGGCTCGATCGTCGCATAGGGCAGCAGCAGTTCGATGTTGCCGCCGCGGTCTTCCATGTCGATGCGCAGCCGCACCAGGATCGCGGCGTTGGCAGGCCTGGAGATCGCGGCGAAGCGCGGATTGGTTTCCAGCCGGTCGATCGAGAACGTCACCGGCGACAGCGGCCGGAACGCCTGCTCGGCGTCTGAAAGCACCACCTCGACCAGCCGCTTGACGAGGTTGGTTTCGATCGTGGTGTAGGGCCGACCCTCGATGCGCAGCGAGGTCTGACCGCGGCGGCCGCCGAGCAGCACGTCGATAATCGAATAGATCAGGCTGGAATCGACCGTCGCAAGGCCGAAATTCTCCCATTCCTCGGCCTTGAACACGCTGAGCACGGCCGGCAAGGGAATTGAGTTCATGTAATCGCCGAAGCGGACCGAGGTGATGCGGTCAAGCGAGACTTCGACGTTGTCGGAGGTGAAGTTGCGCAAGCTCGTGGTCATCAGCCGCACCAGGCGGTCGAACACGATTTCGAGCATCGGCAGACGCTCGTAGGACACCATCGCGGAATCGATGATGGCGCGAATGCCGGAATGGTCGTCGAGATTGACATCGCCGACGGTGAAGCCGAGCAGATTGTCGATTTCTTCCTGCGACAGAACCCGCTCGCCGGAATTCTTGTTGCCGAATTCGCGGCCGCCATCCTCGACCATGGCCGCCCACTGCAGCGCCATGCTCTCGGAGAGTTCATTGGCGGCAGCCTCTTCCGCAGCCGCCGCGGGATCTTCGGAATCCAGCGAGGCTTCCCATTGCGCGGCAATGGCGTCCTGGTCCATCTGGTCTTGATTGCCGGCCATGATGCTAGATCCGCCCCATCACTGCACGACGATTTCCTTGAACAGCACGGCGCTCACCTGCTGCGGCGCCACCGCGTTGTTGACGCGCTTGGTTAGCTCTTCCTTGAGGCGAAACAGGCCCGCCGAACCGTTGATGTCGGAGGGACGCAATTCGCGCAGGTAGGTCTGGAACAGATCGGTGACGCGCGGCAGGTTCGGCTTGATCGCCTCGACCTGCTTCTCTTCCTTGATCTCGAGCACGACCTTGACGCGGAGATATTGCACCCGCTCGCCCGGGGCGCCGACCAGGTTGACCATCATATCGGGCACTTCGACGAAGGACGGCGGCTTCAACGGCGGCGCTTCGGCGTGCTTCTCCTCGCCGTGGCCGCGCATGAGGAAGAACCAGCCGGCGCCGGCGCCAAGGATGGCGACGAATCCGGCGACCGCAATGATCAGCTTGAGCTTGCCCTTTTTCGACGATGCGGCTTCTGCGCCGTCTACGCCTTCCGCCTGCTCGTTGTCAGCCATTGCCCCGCCCGCTTCGATTCCGGAAACGAACGCGGTTGCCACCAGCCTGGGTAACGATGCCCCCACAACGCGAAACAAAAGCCGCCAGCGCACACGCGCCCTCTACACGTGCAACGCTAGGGTAATAATGGTTAACGGAACCTTTCCATTCGCGCCCAACTGGGAAAAATCTGCCGGGCAAACATGGTCAACAAGACCTTTCTGCCGCCCCCTCCGCCCGCAGAAAAATGCCTAACCCCTTAAAAAATCAACCCTTCCGGACTTGGCACGGCTTTCGCTGAGTAAACGGCGTGGACCCGCCGGCTTGGGAGAGCCCAAAGGTTTACGACGGATCCGGATTACGGGCTTGGGAGAGCCTGCTTCGGATCGATCAAGGGGAGAACCACCGATGGAGAATATGCTTCTCGTCGGACTTTCGCGGCAGATGACGCTGGAACGGCAGTTGGATGTCGTTGCCAACAATGTCGCGAACATCAACACGACGGGCTTCAAGGCCGACCGCTCGCTGTTCGAGGAATATCTGCGCTCGCCGGCGCATGAAGACAATTTCGTGCGCGCCGACCGCCGCGTGTCCTTCGTGCACGACCGCGCCACCTTCCACGATTTCTCGGCCGGTCCCTCCGAGCAGACCAAGAACCCGCTCGACGTCGCGATCGACGGCAACGCCTTTCTGGTGGTGCAAACGGCCGCCGGCGAGCGCTACACCCGTGACGGTGGCCTGCAGATCAACAACCAGGGCCAACTCGTGACCGCGAGTGGCGATCCGGTGCTGGGGACCTCCGGTCCGATCGTGTTCCAGCCGACCGACAAGGCGATCAACATCGCCGCCGACGGCAATATCACGGTTCTTGAGGGCACCGGCAGCACCGACTCCATTCGCGGCAAACTGCGGCTGGTCTCCTTTGCCGACCCGCAGAAGCTCGTCAAGGAAGGCGGCAACCTCTACTCGGCGGGTCAGGGCGTCGCCGCCCAGCCCGACACCACTTCGCGGGTGCGCCAGGGCTTCATCGAAAAGTCGAACGTCAATTCGGTCCACGAAATGAGCCGCATGATCGAGATCACGCGCACCTACACGCAGATCTCGGCGATGCTGCAGCAGCAGCACGACCTGCACCGAACCGCAGTCGAGAAACTCGCCGACGTTCCGGCATAACACTTAAGGCATAGATCGATGCGCGCACTTTACACAGCAGCGACCGGCATGGCGGCACAGGAACTCAACGTTCAGGTGATCTCCAACAACATCGCCAATATGCGCACCACCGGCTACAAGAAGCAGCGCGCGGCATTCCAGGACCTGATCTATGACCATGTGCGCCGCGTCGGCGCGCAGGCTTCCGACCAGGGCACCATCCTGCCGGTCGGCGTCGACATCGGCGGCGGCGTCAAGACCGTCGGCACGCCGCGGCTGATGGGCCAGGGCACACTGTCGCCGACCGGCAACGACCTCGACGTCGCGATCCGCGGCGAAGGTTTCTTCAAGATCCAGGTGCCCGACGGCACCTATGCCTATACCCGCGACGGCTCGTTCATGATGGACGCGCAAGGCCGCGTCGTCACCGCCCAGGGCAACCCGGTGCAGCCGACGATCACGATCCCGCAGAATTCCTCGCAGATCACCATCAACGCGCAGGGTCAGCTCACGGTGATGCTGCCGGGCTCGACCACGCCGACGCTCGTCGGCCAGATCGGCCTGACCCGGTTCATCAACAAGGCCGGCCTCAATCCGATCGGCGACAATCTGTTCACGGACACCCCGGCCTCCGGTACGCCACAGGACGGCATCGCCAACACTGACGGCTTTGGCGACATGCAGCAGGGCAACCTCGAACAGGCCAACGTCGAGGTGGTGACCGAAATCTCCGACCTGATCGCCGCCCAGCGCGCCTATGAGATGAACGCCAAGGTCGTCAGCGCGGCCGACCAGATGCTGCAATCCACCTCAAACATGTTCCGCTAGAGGACTGGTCATGATCGCCCGCGCCCTCCTCCTGGCCGCCGCCCTGATCGCCGCATCGAGTACGGCCGCTGTCGCGCAGACCCGGGAAAGCATCGCGAACCGCAACGTGATCGTCACGCCCGTGCTGCGTGCCAACGTGCAGGTATCGGGCGACCTCGTGCGGATCGGCGACGTGATCGACAACGCCGGCAGCGCCGCGCAGATCGCGATCTATCGCGCCCCGGATCTCGGCACCACCGGCTCGCTGCCGGTAGCGCAGGTGCTCAACACGCTCCGTGCCCATCATGTGATCGGCGTCGACACCCGCGACCTCAGGGAAATTTCGGTAACGCGTCTGGCCCGCCTGCTCGAAGGCAAGGACATCGAGCTGCAGGTTGCACGCGCGCTGGAGCGCCGCAATGGTCTCGGCGACGCCGCCAATCTGTCGATGACCTTCGACCGCGATCCCGGCGACGTCAGGCTGGATGCCGGCTTTAGCGGTAGCCTGCAGGCGACCATCGTGCGCTACGACAATCGCAACGGCCGCTTCGACGTCACCTTTGAGATCGCCAACGAGAACGGCGCCGCTGCTGCCAAGCTGCGTTTTACCGGCACGGCGATCGAGACCGTCGAGGCCGCGGTGCTGGCGCGCAACGTCGAGCGCAATGAGGTCTTGAAATCGTCCGACGTGGTGATCGAGCGTCGCCCGAAAGCGGAAGTCGGCCCTGATGCCGCTGCGCGCGATCGCACGGTGGGCATGCAGGCCCGCCGCCAGCTCCGCGCCGGCCAGGCCATCAGGACCGCAGATCTCGCCAAGCCCGATTTGGTACAGCGCGACCAGAACGTCATGTTGATCTACGAGACGCCCGGAATCTACCTCACCATGCGCGGCAAGGCGCTGGACAGCGGCACCGAAGGTGACGTCGTCACCGTCATGAACCTGCAGTCGAAGCGCACGGTGTCCGGCACCGTAACTGGCCGTGGGCAGGTCTCGATCTCACCGCCGGCGCCTCGCCTGCCGCAGACCAGCGAGGCCACCTCCTCGCTCGGCAAAGCACCCGCACCCGTCGCCGTAGCTACCGTCAGTTCGCCAGTCGCTCCAAAAGCCGAGTAATGTAAATGTCAGTCACCCGTCTCAACCGTCTCGCTCTCTCCGGCGCCATGCTGTCGCTGGCCGCCTTCGCGAGCGGTTGCTCCTCGATCGACCGTCTGTCGCAGATCGGCGAAAAGCCGAAGCTGACCGAGATCGAAAACCCGACCACGCAGCCCGGCTACAAGCCGGTGCAGATGCCGATGCCGAAGCCGGAGCAGGCCTCCTATAACGCCAACTCGCTGTGGCGGAATGGCTCGCGTGCCTTCTTCAAGGATCAGCGCGCGGCGCGTATCGGCGACCTCCTGACGGTGACCGTCAACATCACCGACAAGGCCAACCTGTCCAACGAGACCCAACGCAGCCGCTCGGCCAAGGAAGACTCGGGGATCACCGATTTCATTGGGTCAAGCACGATCACGCAGGCAAACAAGATCCTGCCCGGCAAGATCCTGACCACGGACTCGACGTCATCGAGCGACGGCAAGGGCTCGGTCAACCGCCAGGAAGCGTTGCAGACCAACGTCGCGGCCGTGGTCACGCAGGTGCTGCCGAACGGCAATCTCGTGGTCGAAGGAAAACAGGAAATCCGCGTCAACTTCGAGATCCGCGAACTGATCGTCGCCGGCATCGTCCGCCCCGAAGACATCCAGAGCGACAACACCATCGATTCCACCAAGATCGCGCAGGCCCGCATCGCCTATGGCGGCCGCGGCCAGATCACCGACGTGCAGCAACCCCGTTACGGGCAACAGGTGATGGACGTGCTGCTGCCGTTCTAGTTTCTCCCGAGCTCCCACACTCCATCGCGAACCTAGGCGCGATGAAGTGTATCAACGCGGCCTCCGTCAGTCTCCCCTGGCGGAGGCCGTGGTCGTTTTGTGATCCAAGGAGATGCTTGCTCCAGCGCAAGCCGCCTGCCCCTCGTCGTCTTCCCATGTTGGAACCGAACCTACCCGCCGGCGTTCCTGACAGCAACCATCTGCATGGAGGCTAATCATGGGCCGCGGAATGCCATCGATGACTGCTCTGCTCGGGCTGCTCGCCATTGCGGGATATCAGAACCGCGACAAACTGGCAGAACTTCTCAAGGGCGTTGGGGGCCAGCCGAACACAGGCGGTGGACAGCAGCCGCTGGGCGGCTTGCTGGGCAAT contains:
- a CDS encoding DUF6468 domain-containing protein, which codes for MSHFLGIVIESLVAVLLLLTIGYCMLLNKRLKRLKADEHSLKATIAELITATEIAERAIGGLKHTVRDVNENLGSQLAAATQMAGHLKGMLAEGDGVIRRLSKIAIAARPSQEAEPAAPRVSTAKAVAAAAEAFSERRKASGLAA
- the fliM gene encoding flagellar motor switch protein FliM, with the translated sequence MAGNQDQMDQDAIAAQWEASLDSEDPAAAAEEAAANELSESMALQWAAMVEDGGREFGNKNSGERVLSQEEIDNLLGFTVGDVNLDDHSGIRAIIDSAMVSYERLPMLEIVFDRLVRLMTTSLRNFTSDNVEVSLDRITSVRFGDYMNSIPLPAVLSVFKAEEWENFGLATVDSSLIYSIIDVLLGGRRGQTSLRIEGRPYTTIETNLVKRLVEVVLSDAEQAFRPLSPVTFSIDRLETNPRFAAISRPANAAILVRLRIDMEDRGGNIELLLPYATIEPIRPVLLQMFMGEKFGRDPIWEGHFATEVAQAEISVDAVLYEADIPLKHLMKLKVGDTLPLEMRPDALVSVRCGNVTLTEGRMGRVGDRVAIRVTKQLRKPNTTFAMFEKADEQTKLMEAQ
- the fliL gene encoding flagellar basal body-associated protein FliL; this translates as MADNEQAEGVDGAEAASSKKGKLKLIIAVAGFVAILGAGAGWFFLMRGHGEEKHAEAPPLKPPSFVEVPDMMVNLVGAPGERVQYLRVKVVLEIKEEKQVEAIKPNLPRVTDLFQTYLRELRPSDINGSAGLFRLKEELTKRVNNAVAPQQVSAVLFKEIVVQ
- the flgF gene encoding flagellar basal-body rod protein FlgF, with translation MENMLLVGLSRQMTLERQLDVVANNVANINTTGFKADRSLFEEYLRSPAHEDNFVRADRRVSFVHDRATFHDFSAGPSEQTKNPLDVAIDGNAFLVVQTAAGERYTRDGGLQINNQGQLVTASGDPVLGTSGPIVFQPTDKAINIAADGNITVLEGTGSTDSIRGKLRLVSFADPQKLVKEGGNLYSAGQGVAAQPDTTSRVRQGFIEKSNVNSVHEMSRMIEITRTYTQISAMLQQQHDLHRTAVEKLADVPA
- the flgG gene encoding flagellar basal-body rod protein FlgG; this encodes MRALYTAATGMAAQELNVQVISNNIANMRTTGYKKQRAAFQDLIYDHVRRVGAQASDQGTILPVGVDIGGGVKTVGTPRLMGQGTLSPTGNDLDVAIRGEGFFKIQVPDGTYAYTRDGSFMMDAQGRVVTAQGNPVQPTITIPQNSSQITINAQGQLTVMLPGSTTPTLVGQIGLTRFINKAGLNPIGDNLFTDTPASGTPQDGIANTDGFGDMQQGNLEQANVEVVTEISDLIAAQRAYEMNAKVVSAADQMLQSTSNMFR
- the flgA gene encoding flagellar basal body P-ring formation chaperone FlgA, giving the protein MIARALLLAAALIAASSTAAVAQTRESIANRNVIVTPVLRANVQVSGDLVRIGDVIDNAGSAAQIAIYRAPDLGTTGSLPVAQVLNTLRAHHVIGVDTRDLREISVTRLARLLEGKDIELQVARALERRNGLGDAANLSMTFDRDPGDVRLDAGFSGSLQATIVRYDNRNGRFDVTFEIANENGAAAAKLRFTGTAIETVEAAVLARNVERNEVLKSSDVVIERRPKAEVGPDAAARDRTVGMQARRQLRAGQAIRTADLAKPDLVQRDQNVMLIYETPGIYLTMRGKALDSGTEGDVVTVMNLQSKRTVSGTVTGRGQVSISPPAPRLPQTSEATSSLGKAPAPVAVATVSSPVAPKAE
- the flgH gene encoding flagellar basal body L-ring protein FlgH, which codes for MSVTRLNRLALSGAMLSLAAFASGCSSIDRLSQIGEKPKLTEIENPTTQPGYKPVQMPMPKPEQASYNANSLWRNGSRAFFKDQRAARIGDLLTVTVNITDKANLSNETQRSRSAKEDSGITDFIGSSTITQANKILPGKILTTDSTSSSDGKGSVNRQEALQTNVAAVVTQVLPNGNLVVEGKQEIRVNFEIRELIVAGIVRPEDIQSDNTIDSTKIAQARIAYGGRGQITDVQQPRYGQQVMDVLLPF